GCCATCCAGCAGCATGCTCGAACTGGTGGATTTGGGTATGAAGCTCTGGGCTCCCGCCGCCAGCGCGCGTTGGATGTCATGCAATTCCTCCGAGGCCGAGATGACCACGACCGGGCAGTCCAGGCCGCGTTCTCTCAATGCACTCAGCAGGTCGATACCATCGATGCCAGGCATCCCCAGGCGATCAGCAGCAGGTCGATTTCCGACATCAGGTCGAGCTGGTGCAGGGCCTCTTCGGCGCTGCTGGCCTCTCTCGTATCGACCTGTTCCCCCATTTGCCGCAAGAGCAATACCAGGCCCTCGCGGAAGAGGGCGTGGTCATCCACTACCAGAATATGCACGAGTCCGGGTCCTCACTCTGGGTGTACTAGCCGGATGGCTAGTGTTTTTTGTTTTTGTCGTCCCTAGACTGCCGACCTACAGGCATCCGTCCTCAAGCGGAAGTGCCAGCATAACAAACATGGACCGACAGAATGCCGGAGGCAAGCCGCCGGGGGCCGAGTCGGGAGAGGCGGCGGCCCGGCGGGCTCGTGCGTCGTGGCGGGAAGAGTCGAGAGTGGGGCATCCGAATGACGATACATTGGCCATGGGCGTGGGTGGCCTTGCTGGGGGTAATGGCCGCACTGGTGTCCGGTGCGCGCGCGGCGGAGCCAGCAGGGGGATCATCGCATGCTACTCCAAGGGATCTGGTAGCGATCTACCGGGAGGCGCTGAAGCGGGATCCTCGTTTCCGGGCGGCGGCGTTGCAGCGCGAGGCCGACGGAGAATTGCGTCTCCTGGCTCGCGCACGGTTGCTGCCGGAGGTCACCTTCGAGGCGCAATACACCCAGACGCGGCAGGAGATCCTGGCCTCGGACAATGCGGTGTTCGGTTCGGGAACCAGCACCTTCCCCAGCAGCACCTACACCCTCACCCTGACCCAGCCCCTGTTCAACTGGGCCTCCTGGCAGGGATTCCGCAAGGC
The sequence above is a segment of the endosymbiont of unidentified scaly snail isolate Monju genome. Coding sequences within it:
- a CDS encoding helix-turn-helix domain-containing protein, which translates into the protein MHILVVDDHALFREGLVLLLRQMGEQVDTREASSAEEALHQLDLMSEIDLLLIAWGCLASMVSTC